The genomic window TTACACACATGTTCAAATGTGGTTCTgtctatgtctgtgtgtgtgtgtgtgtgtgtgtgtgtgtgtgtgtgtgtgtgtgtgtgtgtgtgtgtgtgtgtgtgtgtgtgtgtgccactcTACCTGACAGTGGTGCAAGAGGCAGGGGATCTCTGTCCTTCCTGCTCCCTGTGTCAGAGGATGGTGACGGCGAATCCTGGTACTGGGAGCTACTGGACTGGGAATCTGAGTCAATGTATCCAGATGCCTCATCGGAATATGCTATGTGTCCCTgtggtgaacacacacacacacacacacacacacacacacacacacacacacacacacacacacacacacacacacacacacacacacacacgcacgcacgcacgcacacacacacacacacacacacacacacagacaaaaacgtGTAACTATCTTTATAAATCATATACAACACCAATGAAATGGCTCATGTTAGTCTAAATTCTACTTCGAGTTGATCGTGCCTCTCACACAGTATGAAAAAGATAATTAAGGCTAAATTTACCAGGAAGTTGAGGTTCTTGAACTTACCCACTGGTTGTCATGGGGACTAGGCCAGGCTTGGGGCTGCTGTCTGTATTCCTCACTGTGAGAGCCACAGTGCCACTCGTAAGCATGCTGACCTGACCAACTATTCTCTATAGAGAAACACAAAAGAGATACATGTAGAAATAAtccacactcagacacactctGGCATCTCTCTTATCTTCCCCCCCCGGCCATCATTACCATCATGACACTAACCTATAATTCTGCTGCCTTGGTGGGAGTGTATATGTTGCCCCATTGAGGTCAGAGGTGATGCAGGCATGTGTGCAGGCTGGACCTCCAGTGAATGCTCCTGCAGGTACTCCTCGATGACTTCCAGGTCAACCTCAGGGCAGGAGGAAGGAGCCACTCCACTCCAGGCTCCCCTGCCTCCACTTAGCTTGAGCTCGGTTGCATAAGccatctgacacacacacacggcaggACATAATGAACATTTGCATTTGTTGTATCTATTGTCAGTGATAGCCTGAGGCGTTACTATGACACATAACacccattttgttttgttttctttctttcttctcatgAAGCCCATTGATGTTCTGTTGTGTGCCACTGTTGTGCTGTGATGCACACAGTGAATGATTTTGCTATCTGAAGATCACTGACGGACACATTCATCAATTTTGAATGAGCCTCGTTCTGTTTAGAGCCCTAAAAAAGGAGCACAGCTCATTGTTATAATAGGATTAATTTAAATAGCACACATTTTCAAAACTTAATCTCGCACCAATGAAATGAATTTGATCCTAGCTCTGTGCTGAAGggtttgtgttttggataaGAGCCGAGGAACAACACTGCAAGCATGTGTATTTTAGTTTGACTGGCAAATTTAtgcaagtgtttgtgttttaacgGCCACAGATAACATGCAGGTAACCGTACCATATGGCTTAGCTTTTCATAGCCCATTTTCCAGTAGCCTTTTACCCTCAGTCTATACATAGATGACATGGTAATATTTAAGACCACATTGTCACTCAGATCcagttataaatatataaatatgccTTTCCTTCCTTCACACAATGCCCAACAAAAAATAGAGAAAGTATCAAAAAAATCTGATCAAACTCACCGTCTCCATTTCTGTCAGCATACCAAAAGGATGATCTGGAAAGAGAAGACGACCTCATCAGTTGAGCCAGTGGTCAAAACTTTGTCAAACATGAACTGAGAAGTGAAAGAAGCCGTCACACATAAACTCAACAGCACTTCTCTAACTTATCAGACACCATCATATGAAAAGAAACGACAAAAAAGCTGACTTGAGCGAATAAGCACAGCAAAGATCGACGTACCCGTCGAAGGCGCACTCCTGCGTGTGGTGCAGTAAAGTAATATCCTCAGGCATTAAAAGGCGGAGATGTCAGAATGTGAATGCTCACCTGTGTGATGTTCCACCTGGATGTCATCTCTCTTATACTCTATCCACACAtgccctcctccccctctcatTGGCCAGTGAGGGCTGTCAAAAGGGGGGAGTGGTTTATTTTGCCTATCTATTGTCTCTTCATACAATGTAATTTTTACGTTAGTATTATCCAAAGTGCTACTGTACAGTCACTGGTTTTATAATTGTTTTCAGATGTACAGACGTTTAAATGTCAGCAATAAAGTTTGTCCTGTTTTTGGAGATTGTCAGTGTTTCACATTTTAAGGGAGTCAAAGCCTGCGGTGTGCCTGTGGTTTCTTATCATTTCATTTGGCACAGACGAGGTGCCATGGAGGACAATAATGTGGCCatattattttgattttatatttctGTTGAGGTCAAACATGAAACTCATATGAGTAGGTTAAAAAATATGATCTGATGATAAATATGATGAGTGATGGGTATTTTACACATTATATTTGTTGCAGAAAAACAGATTCTCTAGAGCACAGTAACATGTAGATGTAAGTACATCTAAGGATATTTAGACATTTGTACTGTACCCTAATTTCAGAACTATGACTCACATTAAAACTTATTTGCAGACGTTTTGTATTTACAGCATTCGTTATGTTAAAACTGTGCATTTGCATAAAATCAAGTGAGAGAAGAGTGAAGGCATGCTCTCTATGCAAGGTCCGTCTCCAggactacttaaaaaaaatctaatcctAACTAGGAAAAATAATCCTCGGGAATATCATACTTCCAATGCCTAAATGCCAGGATTTAATTATCAATGCTTGGagttaaaaagagtaaaaaattcTTAAAACACTTAAAAGACTTTACACATCCTCAGGACAATGCAGTTAAGGTAAAATGTGctgtaaaagtaaaatgttacaACTCATCTGTGTCACAGATAATCCGCTGGTTTCACTTAACCACAAAgttgtaactgtaactgtaatctGAAATTATTTGTCATCACAGTGATAATGAATGCTCCTACACAATGACATTGTTCTTCATAAACCATTGCAGGGAAGCAAACAGCGGCAGGCATTACATCACCCCGCAGGTTTAGAAAACAGCGTCATTCATAGGTGGCTTTTGATGTGCGCTGCATTGTGGCTGCTTccttttttgtgctgtttttgttgtgtgtgtgttttttttaaatttcaggcGTAGATTCCTGGACACAACATGTGTTGTAGCGCAACATGTGCTTTCTTTCGCACGATGTATATAGGAGAGGGATTTCCCCAAAGCTTTTTTTTGATCTGTGACAACAAACCTGTCAACCTCTTAGAGTCTGCTGCGTGCACTGTCAGGTTCGCTACAACAGTCTGAGTGGTCAAACGAACCAAGTTAAGAGTAGATAATATTAAAGCAGATAGTGCCTTTATTCCAAtgctattttgtgtgtgtgtctgtgtgtttaaccTGTGTTCATTTGAGGTCCCGCAAACAGTCCAGTAGGACACGAAACTCTTTTTCTAGTGGCGAATAAACAGGAGTGTCAGCAATTCTTTATGTTAACCAAATGTTAAACTGATgaactttttacagtgtagttCTGCAAGGCATGCTGGGACATGATGAGCATCTACATCCAAAAAAAGCACGAAGCAAAGCAGCAAACTGTGTTATCAAAGGCCACTGACTCATGATAAGCACTGTCGTAACAAATCCAGCCGATTGCCTGCTTGGATGAATGATATATGGTGCATATGAAGCCGTAGAAGCAGTGGGTATCACAGCACGATAAAAACACCGGGAATCTGGACAATAACTTTATAGCGTGTCATCGATCTGTGTACATGTTCAGTACACTGAAATATTACCACAGGCACATTCCCTGTAAATGATCAGGGTACACAGGGATCATGGCGATTGAGGGTCATTATGTCATAGTGAACGAGCAAACACTTGGTTGGCTTTCAGAGTCAGAAACGTCTTAACTAAAGATATCTGCAGTCAGATGTTTCTGCTGCTTAAATCCAGAGCGATGGTCCaacaccaggggtgtcaaacagtCCTCGAGGGAGCTCTTTACACGCGTCCCTGCTGCAGCACACTGAATAAAATTAGGGCATTAGCCAGACTGCAGAACTTGACTGCTTGCTGATGTGGCCATTCAGCCATTGATTCCTGTTACAGCAtctcatgagtgaatgaacataaacataaacatgcaataaaagtacttttagaagtacatttttccaaacacttacatttacttacatttatttagatttactTGAGTATTGTTAGGGGtcgccacctcagcatgcagtcaagttctatagTTTTGCTAATgacctgtttattttattcaggtgtgttgcagcagggacacGTGCATGTTTTAAATTAATAGTGAATCAGTCCAGAAAAACCTGTCCAGCAAGGGGGAGCCATATCTTCTTTGAAAGATCAGCAGTATTTCTCGTACCTAACGCACGTGAtcccaattttttttaactctcaggATGCTGACAGTATATTCCATATATTATATTAAAGTACAACCACAAGTGAGAAAGAAACGACAGAGTAGGCTGTGGTCTTTATAATGAAGAAGGATATATGAGGAATATTTGCTTACAGATCCCATGACCAGTATCATAATATCataattctttttttatgaACCTTCAGTTTCAGGAGGTCTCAGTTACACAAATACCATAGTAAGGATTGTTGCATGAAACTgatacctacctacctacctacctatctatctatctatctatctatctatctatctatctatctatctatctatctatctatctatctatctatctatctatctatctcacaAAAAAGTTTTCCATTATATGTAAGAGTTCATGTACCAATTAAAACAAACTTTCATGCAATTTcctaaaaagataaaataaccaggtaattgtattttttataagGTCAAAGTTCATCTCAGGAGGGGCGCACACTGATTCAGTTTTACTCAGTTATACTCTCATCAATCAACCAAATGATTGATGAGAGTATAACTTATACCTGtgacacttttatttttccacGTTTCATGTGTTTGGCAGCTGCACCCTGAGATAAATGCTTAGAGTTTAAGTCAGTTAAAGTCAGAAATGCAGGTTTTCAGGCACTCAAATAATCGAGCTGAGAGGAAAACAAGCTGCCTAATTGTTGACAGATGTTGcatcatttttatacaaaaaaacCACCCATGTCTTCATACAAAATTTGAAATTACAGcaacaaccaaaaacaaaaaaaaaacagcttgcaGATTCGGGGGGTTGCTTTGCAACATGTGGTCAACATATGAAAGTCTATATttcactcagagacacaaaccAAGTAATTTTGATGCCAAAAgctaaagaaggaaagaaaaggaaaagtcaGCTGTACAGATTTGAAAGTGTTCTGTTGTAGCTCTTGGCACAAAGAGCAGATAAGAGCAATCGCCAGGTCAGATTTGCTTTACCCCGTCTGCATCCATAACATTGCACAAATGTGTGTTAAAGACGTGTCAGCATCCACAGTAGTACCAAGACATTACTGCTATCTGCAAGAACAGTTGTGCAAAAGTGTTGAATGAAATGTTTAAGGTTAGAAATAGTTGTAGCTGCTCTTGTAGGAATGATTCTTTGTCAAAATACCCACAAGAGCTTCACAAAAGGACTTGATAAACGTGTTCGGAAAAACCCTCAGCATTCAGTGTTACAGCTGACGGTTAGGGTTCTTAGAGGGCAGTCTGCACCTGGAGCATTCAGGCAAGGCGATAAGGCCAGAGAGACATTGGACCCTTGCactcagtaacacacacacacacacacacacacacacacacacacacacacacacacacacacacacacacacacacacacacacacacacacacttgcacaggTGGGTGAAATCTAAGAATTATTGCTTTACTAGAAAATGTAGGTGTTACAATTTGTGTTTTTGGACCTGAAATGTGTTACAGGAAACTGGAGTGGGAAAGCTAAATACGATGTGGCAATCCATCAATGTGCTCAAGAATTTACATCCAGGGGAGTCGTGCTTTAATCAGGGAATCGTTTCAAGAAGTGTTCGAGGCCAAACAAACTTAATTGATTACTTTTTCCTATCTCAAGAAGGCAGGTTAACCATCACTAGATTTATCTGCTGCACATAATCTTCTCCACTTTCCTAATTTCTTGGAAGTCAaaaagatgatgatgacatTTTGCTGCTGTTGACATGCGTTTTCATATATTTCCCTGTTTCTTTCGTTGCTGTGCATTTGTAACGGTGTCCATGCGTGCGCGAGCGATTTAATCAACTAACCGCACTACGTCTGAGTCACTTGATGTTTAACGGTCAAAGAATAGCAGGTGAATTGTAAAACTGGCTTATGAAtgcatgtgtatacacacacgcacacaaacacacattcaaccaCTTAATGACCATTAGTGTGCGAGGCCTTGAAGCAAAGGggctgtgtgcatgtctgtgtgtctgtgtgtgtgtgtgtgtgtccaggtgTAATAGGTTTACAGTTACAGCCAAACCCCTTAGATTAGTGAGCATACGCAAATCACCTTTACTCATGCAGGTTACTGGGAATTTCCCCAACGTCTAcccaaaagtgtgtgtgtgccaagACATTAGTGACAGTGGGTGTTTTTTTCACAGTAGCAATCTTTCAGTGAACAAACACTAAACATAAACATGCGCTGAGTATGAGAGATGCTCACGATTTATTTACTGAAATCTAGCTGCTTCACAGGCATAAACACAAAAATcgtattgtttgatttaaatggTTTCATTTGTGTCGGACTAAACGTCTACCTAATAATGATTTGTGTCATCTGTAGTTAGGGagcaacagtttgttttttaaattctgccTCGTGTTCACACCCACGGGCAGGGCCCTGAGTGTAGCCAGGTGATTCCAGTGAACAGTCTGGCAGGTGAGCAGGCAGGTGGACACCATGGTGTTGACATACTAACTGTGTATGAGAGACACTGGAAAGTATGCAAAACTTGAGGTTGattcctctctcacacacacacatacacacaccccaccCAACACCATCACCTCCTCCACCTTTCAATTCGTTTCACACACTGTTGTCTGTCACTCTTGCGTTCTTGgttaacacaaagacaaaagctttttatttatgtatttcagaCGTTTCTGACAATCActtgcgattgttttgcccagATGTAGTTCATTATAACCACCTTGCAGCACGCAACTAAACGCATGCAGTTTGCAAATGGTCACCAGCAGTGCGGTGGTCAGATGGTGCAGAGGACAACATGCATTACTCATGTGGGAACGCTGGAGATAAGGAGAGGGATTGGGAACTCATGGAACTTTGCATTCCCACGGAAGATTGTTTGTGTCCTCCAGTAGGCCATCCGACAATCTGCGGTCTCAATAAACACTCATAAAccatcacacagacacgcacacaaccCCACCGGCCTTATCGCAATAACACATAAACTCAAGTGTGAAGACGGTACATAAATCATCTGCTTTCACAGCCAGATAAGCACGGGCAAAGAAAGCTAGAGCGGGAGCGTAAAAGTTTTTATCACGCTCtgaagataaagaaaaacatctacACAAAATGTTCCAAAGAACACAATAAAGAGCCTGATGGTGTTTGATGAGCTATTCTGAAAGCAGCCCCTGTTGCACAGAGCAAAGCCCACACACTTCACACTTGGCGAAGCCATTCATATTGTCTCCGTGCTCAGTGTTCTCCTGCAGGAGGCCCACACCTCCACAGCTGTCACAAGGGCAGGGGAGGCGAAACAATAgctgtcttttctttccctccctgAACTTGTCGCCTCATTTGCAAAAAGAATCACATGTAGCATCTGCCTCTTGCCATGTTTAGACTGTGCATGCATCTTCCAAAATATGGTGCCGTCTGATGTTTCATATTAAATACCATTAATACCATGTTTTTGTGAGTCCTTGGCTTCAGATCATGACGTGACATCAAAAATATTCGGTGTAGTTTGTTTTCCAGGTTTAAAGCCTTTTTAGCTTTAAACCGATTATTCCTAAGTGAGCACAGGCTTAGGAGGAAAGTATAGAACGTGATATTCCTGCAAATTCCTAGTCTGCTTATCCTGAGTTAGGTGTTTGAAGAATTACTCATACTGCCACCACTCCTGTtaccttctttcttcttcactggACCAGAAGGATGTGTGTCCAAAGTCCATGCGCTAATGCTgttgggaatttttttttcttggcccTCTTTTAATAACTACCAATCAATCATGGTTTCAGTGTCACAGGTGAACGTATGACTCTCTTTATGACCATAATTTACCATCTTCTGGTTATTTCCAGcctctcaaactggtttcacaATGTGACAGCTCAGTGCACTTCAATGAACACTTTAGTCACCAGATCTGAATCCATTGTCTTTGTATGTGGCAGCATGTTAAGCATGCATGTGAAAAATCTGCACAAATTATGCAACGCTACCAAGTCAGCAgaatcttaaaagaaaaaacatctcgAGATAAAGAAagaggaataaaacacaagttacATCTTGGAAAAGAATCCAAAATTTCCAAAAGGGACGTGTTGAAACAACAGTCTCGACACTTTTATTCGATTAAGATTAAATCCATGGAAACAACATCCAGCTGGGTTTTTCTGCTGTGATTTCTGCACCTTTAGGACTGCCCAGTGGAGTCAGGATAATTGAGTCAGCATGCATGTACTGTACTCAGAAATCATGCAATTATGGCTTCCTCTTTCCAGAGAAGACAGTGTCATCGTCACAGTTACTCCTGGATATTTATCACTTCTCATCTGCGGTCAGCAGAAGTAATGACATGCAGTTTGGGCTGTGAAGTGCATGAGACTTCAAGCTCCTGTGGTTTCAGAATTTGCTGAAAGTGCAGTAACAGAATAATTCAGTCAAAGACAGTGTAGCCTCTGGAAGTTTTAAACCCGTCTGAGTGGAATTTCTGTGACTGTAAAGATTATTTACAATTATTTGACGTGTGGTTACTTATTAGTATTACAAATTGATCGTCAATGAGGAAGAACTTAAAGTGCATCTGCCGCAATCTGGAACTTGAATGGGGCTCTCCCATCAAAGACAGCCAATGTCAACTTCTACCTCAAATAATAACCACTACCGTTTGATGTTTTCCAGAGAAAAGGTCAATCACGCTACATATTCAGTTGCAACCtcagcaaaaaaggaaaaaccatTTCCCAAAGCTCTGGGTGAAAGGATTCTGACAAGAGAAAGTACATTTTAGGAAGAATGTAGGGAATTGGACGTCTTGCTGTATGCAGCagatatcctttatttatcataCTTATCACGGACCACTTTAGTTAAACGAAGGTTGGTATTTCCAGCTACAGAAAATTATGTGTCTGTTCTGAAAGCACATCCCTGCCCTTCTGTGTGCATAAATGGAGGGTGAGACAGAAAAGAACAGACATTAGTGGCACAGATACAACACTGATTCAGACTCAAGCATAACAAAAACTGGGCTGGAGgtgttgcaaagcagctttgaGATTCATAGCAACTGTAAAGTAAATAGCACGCCATACGTGAAAGACGGCATTTGGATGGTATTTGAGCAAAGAGCTGATAAGAGATGTCATGTTGACAGTATATGCCATATTTGCTGCGTGTACATGTTTTCAGCAACAGCTTAAATCCCACCAGCTGTGTACATATGAACCATATGAGACGACAAGCACTTTAGAAAACCTTTTGCTGTGTTGTCGCAGTGTTACAGATCCATCAAAAGTATTTGAGCTTGCGCTCCACTGTCCACATTGTTATTCATgacaagcagtgttggtcaagttacttgaaaaaagtaatcagtaattaattactgattacttccccccaaaagtaatccagttactttactgattacttattttcaaaagtaattaattacttagttacttagttactttttaaaaacacgatttacaacctgaagaggtgataaagtgatagatctttcagcccaattctactttttctacataatccatcatacaaaatgtaatcaaatggaaaagtctcttttttttaaacttgttttattagttttaatcttttaactttatgcatcaagcaaaaatttaattatattcaacattctctgactggaagaaattcgTTTAagatttaaacctattttctgcacattccagcacataaaataaaatattttttgtg from Astatotilapia calliptera chromosome 20, fAstCal1.2, whole genome shotgun sequence includes these protein-coding regions:
- the LOC113012949 gene encoding transcription factor Spi-B-like isoform X2 encodes the protein MLTEMETMAYATELKLSGGRGAWSGVAPSSCPEVDLEVIEEYLQEHSLEVQPAHMPASPLTSMGQHIHSHQGSRIIENSWSGQHAYEWHCGSHSEEYRQQPQAWPSPHDNQWGHIAYSDEASGYIDSDSQSSSSQYQDSPSPSSDTGSRKDRDPLPLAPLSGKRKERLFQFLFEMLQTPSMRSCIWWVQSSSGTFQFSSQNKESLAQLWGRRKGNRKPMTYQKMARALRNYSRTGEIHKVKRKLTYRFDEKTLKCLQGDSNTK
- the LOC113012949 gene encoding transcription factor PU.1 isoform X1 → MGFMRRKKENKTKWVLCVIVTPQAITDNRYNKCKCSLCPAVCVCQMAYATELKLSGGRGAWSGVAPSSCPEVDLEVIEEYLQEHSLEVQPAHMPASPLTSMGQHIHSHQGSRIIENSWSGQHAYEWHCGSHSEEYRQQPQAWPSPHDNQWGHIAYSDEASGYIDSDSQSSSSQYQDSPSPSSDTGSRKDRDPLPLAPLSGKRKERLFQFLFEMLQTPSMRSCIWWVQSSSGTFQFSSQNKESLAQLWGRRKGNRKPMTYQKMARALRNYSRTGEIHKVKRKLTYRFDEKTLKCLQGDSNTK